A stretch of Kryptolebias marmoratus isolate JLee-2015 linkage group LG24, ASM164957v2, whole genome shotgun sequence DNA encodes these proteins:
- the LOC112450753 gene encoding uncharacterized protein LOC112450753, with translation MSGFFKKLPNFAEEDSHSAIENVSEDSSNTQVTFNSEQVGKLIKLFDEVDVDQSGGLDVDEFTQFLHRIDSSLSKDSILALHIKIDLNCDGSVDKKELFSFLADQDGTRFKEDCLNPFFRIPSELIPVNSQKSIVKIACYPSLDVNPSDYTKDKLTQQLRPYQNCHVYMYISKDGKLRFSTSDFKKSRTICLADRGEKAPRLHHQKKMKVHDMVFMENLNELIVSTSQKEVLFYDCEAWNQNVKLKCCLVEEEITAMDCWSDKEKATLALGDANRFLYIMNSNYTCRNSFFNSQLFKEDFSSVSFSSLLKTVDKTFFCVKITIFEEVCSCVRYVPTSNNFAVCGKTSQSMIYGDFSYELQTRKLQVSKHVYKTSGKDTFITCAEFSPISKYLMEEPAPWEPLPEDAPPEDVLYTEIWRSATKTEKEIKLLLKAHDYKEL, from the exons ATGTCAGGGTTTTTTAAGAAACTGCCCAACTTTGCTGAAGAGGACTCTCATTCAGCCATAGAAAATGTCTCTGAGGATTCCAGCAACACTCAGGTCACTTTCAATTCGGAGCAAGTAGGTAAACTTATTAAGTTATTTGATGAAGTGGATGTTGACCAAAGCGGAGGGCTGGATGTCGATGAATTTACCCAGTTTTTACATCGAATAGACAGTTCACTTAGCAAAGATTCCATCCTTGCGCTCCACATAAAAATTGACTTAAACTGTGACGGATCTGTGGACAAGAAAgaacttttttcctttctcgCTGACCAAGATGGAACCAGATTTAAGGAAGATTGCCTGAACCCATTTTTTCGCATACCATCTGAATTAATTCCTGTTAATTCCCAAAAATCAATTGTAAAAATAGCTTGCTACCCCTCATTGGATGTTAACCCGTCAGATTATACGAAAGATAAATTAACCCAGCAACTCAGACCTTACCAAAACTGTCACGTGTACATGTATATTTCTAAAGACGGTAAACTCAGATTCTCAACgagtgattttaaaaagtcacgCACAATTTGCCTCgcagacagaggagaaaaagCACCCAGATTACATCatcaaaaaaagatgaaagttCACGACATGGTTTTTATGGAAAATCTCAATGAGCTGATCGTCTCCACATCTCAGAAAGAGGTTTTGTTTTACGACTGCGAAGCGTGGAATCAGAATGTCAAACTGAAATGCTGCCTGGTGGAGGAAGAGATCACAGCCATGGATTGCTGGTCCGATAAGGAAAAAGCCACCCTTGCTCTAGGAGATGCAAACAGATTTTTGTATATAATGAACTCTAATTATACGTGTAGAAATAGCTTTTTCAACTCACAGTTGTTCAAAGAGGACTTTTCATCTGTATCTTTTTCATCTCTGTTGAAGACTGTCGACAAAACTTTCTTTTGTGTAAAGATCACAATCTTTGAGGAAGTGTGCTCTTGTGTACGATACGTTCCAACTTCAAATAACTTTGCAGTCTGCGGCAAAACATCTCAGTCCATGATCTACGGAGATTTCAGCTATGAGCTCCAGACTCGAAAGCTCCAAGTGTCTAAACACGTATATAAGACCAGTGGAAAGGACACGTTCATCACCTGTGCTGAATTCTCTCCCATTTCCAAATATCTGATG GAAGAACCAGCACCATGGGAACCCTTGCCAGAGGATGCTCCTCCTGAGGATGTTCTTTATACTGAAATATGGAGATCGGCCACTAAGACGGAAAAGGAAATTAAACTGTTACTGAAGGCTCATGACTACAAAGAACTTTAA